In Acidobacteriota bacterium, the sequence ATACTCATTATTGCCGATGATGAGCGCGTAATATTTACCCGCCTGTTTTGCGTATTCCTTTTCAACGACGGTAGGTCCGCGTTTTTGAATTTGCGCTTCAACAGCAATCGACAGGAATGCGTTGCCCGACAACACGAGCAATAGAATCAACAACCGGTGAGGCAAAGTTGTAAATTTCATCTCGTCAAAATTCCTTCCCGCTTTCGCAGTCAAACCCAATTGAAGAGTTTAGTTTAATTATCCTTGCCAAATTTGAAAAATGTTTTTGCCGGACAATTCATTCAGCTTTGCCGCTGAAATCGGCGCAACCTCATTCGGGGTATAAAAAAATAATTTTCAAAAATATTTATCCTCAATGTAACCACGTCAATAATGGGAGCGTTTTTGGGGGTTGTAAAATCAAATTATGGAGAGTCAAAAATGAAATCAAAAACCCCGCTCATGTTAATTGCGCTTTGTTTGATTACGGTGTTTTCCGTAGTCGCTAAAGAAAATCCCGCAACATCAGGCAAAGCGCCGAAAGCCAGCATCACTTCACTTGAACACAACTTTGGCACGGTTAAAACCGGTACACCGCTTAGCTTCACCTTCAAAGTGAAAAACACCGGCGACGCCGATTTGGAAATCAAGAATGTCGCGCCGTCCTGCGGTTGCACCTCAAGCCAGTTCGACAAACTGATTCAAACGGGCAAAGAAGGCGGCATCACTTTGGAAGTCAAAAACACCGAAGGCTACAAAGGTGAAGTGGTTAAAAACGCCACCGTCACCACCAACGACCCCAACCAACCCACCTTCACTCTGGTGTTGCGCGCAACCTTCACAGAATAAATTCCTGTGCACTTTCAGATTGCTTGAGCGTCGGCACCAGACCGACACTCAAGCAGATTGAACCCGTTACTCAATTCGATGCTGGCATTTTGGCTTTTTCAACAGCATCGGTGATTTTTTTCCAATCCATCAGCGTCAGGTGCATGGCGAAAACTTTGTCAACCGTTAAGTGTTCGCGGTTCACTGCGTCCATGACTTCCGCAAGATACTGAGGCATAAAAAAGTTGCCGCCGCCGAATTGAATCAAATCGCTGGCGTAAAGCATTCGGTGTTCGGGAAAGTAAGCCATCATCATGCGTTCGCCCGCTTCCGTGCGAATCGGATAAAGCTCGATTCTATTTTTGCCTTCCCCGATAACGGTTTTCTTTGAAACCATAGCAAACCTGGGCTTTTTAGGCGCACGCGTCAAAGCATCCGGTATTAAACGATGCGACGAAGCAATCAATCTTTCAAGTATCGGTTGATTGAGGTCAAGCGCATAAACCGGAATGCCGCGAGCGACATATTCGCGCAAGCC encodes:
- a CDS encoding DUF1573 domain-containing protein yields the protein MKSKTPLMLIALCLITVFSVVAKENPATSGKAPKASITSLEHNFGTVKTGTPLSFTFKVKNTGDADLEIKNVAPSCGCTSSQFDKLIQTGKEGGITLEVKNTEGYKGEVVKNATVTTNDPNQPTFTLVLRATFTE